CTGTAGCTGACGATCTGACGGAGTCAGCTGTGGCGTATGTTCTGGCAACGGGGGAGCGCGAATCTTTCCAACACGGCGACCGGACGTTTGGGAGGGCAGATCCCAGCACGTCTCATTTTTCGCATGCAGAAACGGCTGCTGGTGCGATTCTGACGAAGACCAACCCAAGTTCGGGCTTTGGCGGCGCAATGCGGCTGTCGGAGTGGTCGTTCCTGCTCCGCGAACTGATCCCAAGAGTTGAAGGCGTTGCGCGGAGGTCGGTAGACATTCTGTCGGGCAGAATACCAGCTGGAATTAGAGCGCACGTGCGGCGGCTCGTAGTAGTCGCTAAGCTCTCCAGATGGCCGGCAGGCATTCCGTCGGACGGAATACCGGCTAGAATTAGAGCACTCGTGCGGCGGCTCGTAGTAGTCGCTGAGCCCTCCAAGTTGTTCCCAGTCTGAACAAGAATACGGCTGCGGGCCGTACATATCTGGGGTGAAATAGGATGATGGCCCAGCGGTGTAAGAAGGTGTTCTAGGCCGCGACTGACTGTGGGGCGGATAGCGGCGGGTTCGCTGCGAGTACATCGGGTCTGGAGTCTGACGAGGAGGTGGCTCCGGCAGCGGAGGCGCACGAAGTTTGCCAATGCGTCGATTGGTTGCGTCCAACCGGGTCTCCAGTTTGTCAATCGCAGCATGTATGCGATCAAACAATTTGGTTGTATAGGAGGCTTCGAAATTTGGCATCTCAAAGTCTTTTACGGATGCAAGAGGCGGCAATGGTGATGATGGATGAAgaagacggaggatgttgagctctggatgaaagcacTAGTTGTTAAGAGCACGATTCTCTCAACGAAGAAATCTTGCTAACGTCGTACGCAACACCACAAATCCGGCGCCCCGATCGTTGGGGTCGGCGGTCAGACTCGCTCTGGCACGGAgattcttcctccgtcggcagaATTATGAATTCCTTAGAGTATTGCACAAGATACGTGggcaaaatatttatttattgattgcTTGAAAGAATAATGAAaggccctatttataataatctaAACCCTAACTTAtggaataagaaaataatatatgtaaatatatgGAGATtgaaaagataactaaatatttggaGAATCCTATTATATAAGGATCGTAACAGCGACACATACGGCAACCTCTGCCACTCATCCAACCACTTCTTATACTTCTTATCCATCTCAAACTCCTTCAAAAACTGCAGCAAAAACTCAATCTTTCCAACCTTTCCCCTCTTTTTTTCCACCTCCGAAACAGCAAACTCATCACTCCAGCATACCAACTCAAGCACTTTCTCGTTTTCCCCCAAATTCACATTTTCCCCCAAATCACCATCCCCACCAATTACCCTGAAGTAATCCAGAACTCGGGAATCAATGCCTTCTCATAGTCTAGAGGCAAACCCTGCTCCCATTTCAAGCGCTCCAACACAAAGATCCGAATTTTATTGATCCTACTCACCATCAACAGCTTCAAGAGGGATCCCGGCTGGAATTCCTCAAAAATTGAAGGATATTTCCGGATGAATTCAATTGGGCGATGATTACCAAACGAGCTAACAAAATTTCATACAAAATTGAATGCATACCTAAAATCGATGGCCGACCTCTCTTTGCGGATTGTGGCTTGAAACGGTGGAGTGAAGGGGTATAATGGTGACTTGGCCGAATTTCACCAAACGGGCTTCGCGAGATTGAGCAATATCGGAGGGGAGGGCATAGACAGTGTTATAGGTGAAATGCAGTTAGCAATCGTAAATTTCATCCGGATCTTGATTTGTTTATCGGGTCGCGAGATAGTATATCAGTACAACCAAACAGCTGATATACCTCTGATATGCGGCCCTATCAAGGCAAACGAGTGCTTAGTGTGAGCTCAGAGTACAGAGGGGGTGAGAAACCTCTACTTGGTAATGGCTTAGGTATTGATATTGCTAGAATTGGTTAAGGACATATTAGATCTGATTCCCCtttcttttataataaaatactccTCCTTAAAAACCTTTTGCATGTTCCAGAAagcatttaattttttcttttctatttgtTATAttacaagtgattgatttctatttttaataaaaagcaaaatatttttccttttttattttagtaaattttttctattttactttcTATTTTGTCCGCCCTTcacttaattcaataaaaaatcgttttcttatattttatgtttaaaataaatcaatcacTCTTAGCGGACTGAAGAGTACaataatatggagtataaaaattGCAGAAAATTTATCTATATAATATTCaatccattttataaaaagaattatttttgaaatatcGAAGTAtacaattactaaaaataaaagaaagactGTTACTCCGTATTAAGTGTTAGTGGAAATGAGCCCTttctcatttaaaaaaaaagaattaactAATTTTAAGGAAAAGATAGGGAAAGTGTTGTAGGAAGAGAGTATTAGTGAAAATGATccgtttctcatttttttttctaaaaatagggAGAGTGTTCTAGGAAGAGAATACTATTCGTGAAATTGAACACTTCTCATTTGTTCCCCCTTGCGGGCCCCGCTCCACTCCGCCTTTGAATTTTGGTGGACCAAAAATACTCTCCGAGACGGCGTGGTTCCTCCGCCTTTTCTCTGCCAATTTGATATCCTAATTTATTgcccttttaaaaaaaatcgggtaacagattaaatatatagatattctatttttttgtcAATAACTATTATTCTCATTAATTTTTATAGTTGTAGAATCTCACAAATcacaatataattaaaatcaatgaCAACATTGCACAATCTGtttatacattaaaaataaaatgaataactATATACCAATCctaaataaaaatagttatCCAAAGAGATTGTAACTTTTGAAATAAGAAATTCTGATTATGAAATAATAATTTCTACGTCCTAGAGACCGAAGCTTTGTCGGAAGCGATTCATGACGGGGAGATAGTGGTGGCGGTGACAGACAGTTTTGAGGAATTACTGAGGAATGATGAAGCCTACAGTAGATCGATGGAATTGGTTAAACGTGAAGTGCTTGTGAGCCTCAAAGGTCTGTGAACCCTACTACTAGCTAGTAAGGTAACCTCGGTCCATGTCGATTTATAGAAACTACAAGCATATTCTTTAATGTTCAGAAATTTTGATATGTCAATTTATTGAAACTGCAGGTATGTTATTTGATATTCGCAATTTTGATAAGTTGTAAAAGTTGGATAAATTGTTGATAGTTATAAAGATGGGTATGTTTGTGTGATAATCGGTTACTTTTATAAAGTTCCTTAATTTGTTGCAAGTAGGGGTGTCGATGGTACCCACGGGTATCTGCTCCCAATTTTGCAGTTACCTGAACCCAAaaatgtgaaattattttattaaatgccAGTGGAGTTTTGGTAGGTATAGTATTCTTAACTTCATTTCTTGACACGATAGTCAATGTTGTTTATAAACCACCTCATGTGGGAGAATTGAATTTCGCCCATTTCATGTTGCGCCTTCATCATATACTCGGGCAACATTTATTGGCTAGAAAATTCTACCAAAGAACCTGAACATCAATAAATCTCCCCCCAGCCAACCCGCCGTACGCATCTATAAATATCTACCCGAGAAGCTTAAATTTCATAAACTCCTTTCCTAGTTGTCATAGTAAAAGTCCTCCTCCTGCTCATATCGAGCACATTTCCCCATCTCCTCAGCCCTTCCTAGCTCTCACACTCAACTCCTCCTCTTCCGATCATCACAGCTCTCCTCCCAACCACTCGCCTCACTCCCTCGCCAATTCCCCCCAACCAACCGCCGCACGCCGTCGCCGCCAATTCCCCCCAAGAAATCGCCTCACTCCGTCGCCAATTCCCCCAACAAATCGCCTCACTCCGTCGTCAATTCCCCCCAACCAATCGCCTCACTCCGTCGCCAATTCCCCCCAACCAATCGCCTCACTCCGTCGCCAATTCGTCCCAACCACCCGCCGCACGCCGTCGCAAATTCCTCCTAACCACCCGCCGCACGCCGTCGCCAAGTCCTCCCAACCAATCGCCGGACGCACGCCATCGCTGTGTCCTCAGTCGCCTCTCATCACAGCTATCCAGCTGTACCAACTGCCTCATGAAGCCGTCAATTCCTCCTCAGACGATGATCAAATATCTCAGAAGATACCAATCGGCGCAGCCCATTCCTGTCATGGCTGAAGAAATTGTTTCCGCGTTTGACGATCTGCAGAAGGACGATTCGAATAATGAGAAACTGGTCGATATTGTCCGCAGCCACTATGAGAACAGCCTCATCTCCCTAGCGTTCTGCTCAACTCTCCAACGCCGTCTCAACACTATTCCTCCTCCCCTCTTTCACAAATCCTTCCGTGATAATTTATCCCGTATCGTTACAGACCACTCCACGATAGAGACTACGCTTAAACCGATGCACGATGGCTTCGTCAAGGACCTCGATAGCATCGATTTCTCCCAGAAGGTGTCTGCCTTTTTCTTCGTCGCAGCGGTCATAATCTGCACGGTCGCGAGTGCGATTGCTACTGCAAACGCCAATCCCAGGTGGGCATGGGCGGCAGTGGCTGGGGTCGCGACGGCTGCCCCCACGGCCTCCATCGTGTTTGGAGCGCTCGGAAAATGGCGCCATTCAGTACTCAACAAGAGTGAGACTGCAGTAAAGAAACAAAGGGAGATCACAAGACGTATGATTGAGGCCGCCGACTGCGGCATAAAAGATCTCAAATCCATCGAAATGGTAGCGAAAAGGCTGGAGTCTGAGACCAAATCTTTATCCCGGAAGAAAGTGGCGGCCGTGAAAAGGAGATCGGATGAATTATTACAAAAAGTTCAAATCTACAATGATGAGATCAAGTGGGTTAAACAAACAGTGCATGGTATTATTATCAAGCCCTAACATAATTCATTTGATAGCAgtattccctccatcccaaaTGAGTTGACACGTTTTCTTTTGGGCAATAACCTAGGAAATCGAGGTTTAAAAGTGAAAATGGATAAaaagtaaagtacgagagaaaaataaaaagtaaaatactagagaaaataatttttttgccCAAAAAAGACACGGTACAAGTACCTTAGATTTGAATTTGTAATCTGTTTGAAATGTACCTTGAATTATTCCTTTTTCTGAAGTCAGGACAATGGATGTGGGACTGATGTACCTTTCTTCTTTAAGTCTCATATTGGGTGGCTGACTATATATTATACACATTCTTGAATTTACAACACAAAGGGATTGGATGCGCGGAATGTGCTAAAACAACCCAATTTCCTTGTACACACATTCTTGAATTTACAATCAGTTCTTGATTTTAACACTTCAATATCTTCAAGATTTACAATGCACTGGTGTCGATATAACTGCCTGCCTGTGATTTTATACCTTCCTCGTCTTCTAAATCTTATTCGTTAACAAAATTACCCTTCTATAGTCTCTAATTTTAAGATTTCAACATCAGATTTTGGGCAACTCCTGTTGGAATAATTGAatgaacaattacataaagctctctatgatgattaaccaagaacgacgGAGAAGGAGCATAAACTGTAGAGCGGAAGCGTACCTTGATCCATAACGAATTAAACGGTGGAATTGCTTTGCAGCggctatggatcttccaaacgatcagagacgtccttcacaatagtctgccgagagaatacagagatatTGAACGTTCTTCTGACGTCTGGGGCCGCTGCAAAGCAATTCCACCGTTTAATTCGTTATGGATCAAGGTACGCTTCCGCTCTACAGTTTATGCTCCTTCTCcgtcgttcttggttaatcatcatagagagctttatgtaattgttcattcaattattccaacaagtggtatcagagccgctCTATTGATGATTCTCTGAGAATTGGAAAAGGAGAATTATGGTTTATTGTTCTCGTTTATATTACGGATCAGCAAATGAAATTTCTTGATATTAGGGTTTTGCGATTCGTTTTATAATTATGCATATATGACTGCCGTTTCGTAATCAATTTCCAAATTTGAGTTTTGGAAAAGTATTTGCATATATGGCCGCCGTTGATGGTGATTTGATTGAATATTGGAATTGATTATGGACGTGTtggtgatttaattttttttttctttcgtatGCGTCGAATTGGTTATGGATCAAGGCATATTGAATTGTCAATATTGCTTTGCACAATACGTGTTTTATTTGGGTTGCTGATTTTGGTGTTATATTTTGGTGAATCAATTTGCGTATACATGAATTGAATCAAGTTGCTGTTTTGTTGTTCAATTACTGCCGCCGCACATGTTGGTTTTACTGGTTAAGATTTGGTTACTGCTTGTGCACTGCTCCAGATTGTGTTGATGATGAATTGAACTCGTGTTTACCGGGAAGAAATATGACTGAATTGATTTCTTGATTCCTTATTTCATGCGTAAGGTTATTTGGAAACTGATTAATTGAGAATTCCTTTTACAATTCGTGCTTTTAAAGTATATATGCTACGGCAGCCGCAACGAAGTCTGATTTGTTCTTATAAATTGGGAATTCTGTTAACACGTCTTTGATCAATTCAGTTTATGTAGAGAATTTGCAATTTGTATATTCTTGTCAAGTGATTAAGATTTTCGATCCTGCATATTTTGGTGAACCCATAAAATTTAGAATTCTTCAGTTTTGGGTTTGCATGATTAATTCGGAATGAAACGGTTGTTTCATAATTAtggtaataatatttttattatgcatacgttatattatatttagtgtgaattaattattcaatttaatgtGTTTTATGCACGTTTTAACGTCTTACATTAAGAAAggaatttgaataattaattcacATAAAGTCTCTCAATTAATTGGCTAATTAATTGGGAATTAAGAATTCTTTTgagaatttaattaaagttttaaattcaaattttaggGTGCATCTCATGTTCCTTCATTGAcgtgtgtgtattttaatgcGGATATTAGTCGGCCAAAAGGAAGATTAATATTTGGCACGAAATACACATATACTTGTGGTAATAAATACGTGACAATTATTCAGTTTTCTTGTGAGTGATGTGATTCTAAAAGGTGGACGCTACTTAACAGGATCTTATTGTCAGTGTTTAACCACTGTAAGGAGGTTGTCATTTACAAGTTCATATTACTGTCAAAAGACttgatgtggatgttgtgctcAGAACCTCGTAATGTTTTACTAATGTTCAAAGTAGATTAGTCGAAGCTAGACGTTGCAAAAGTAACCTCTCTTGCCTAGACTTCCTTATTGCGAATGTTAGGACGgtatgtgtgtatgtattttaATGCAGATGTTAGTCGGCCAAAAGGAAGATTAATGTTTGGCacggaatacatacatacttgtggtgATAAATACGTGATAATTATTTAGTGTTCATGTGAGTAGTGTGATGCCAAAAGGTGGACACTACTTGACCGATCTTATTGTCAGTGTTTGATCACTACGATGAGGTTATCAATTACAAATTCATATTACTGTCAAAAGACTTGATATGGATGTTGTGCTGGTACCTCGAGATGTTACcttcttatttgaattttattatgtgAGCATGACAATTATTTCGGTTTTGTTCTCTGTTCATTTATGATGTCTGCTTCTGCGGTTTCTTTCAATATGAACAATATGTTAGTGTTGAATGGGTTAAATTTTAAGGATTGGAAAGATAATATTCTAATTACTCTGGGTTGCATGGATCTGGATTACGTGCTAAGGACCGAGCAATTTGTTTCTCGTATGGATAATAGTACTCTTGATCAAAGGAGAAACTATGAGAAATGAAAATGCTTGAATCGCGTAAGTCTAATGATCATTAAGTATAGCATCCTAGAAGCCTTTCGAGGCACTACATCTGAGAATATTACTAAGGTCAGTGAATACCTTGCCAAAATTAAGGAACGTTTTGTGAAAATGATAAGGCTGAGACAAGCGTGTATGATCTCAATAAAGTATAAAGGCAAGGGCAACATAAGGGAGCACATTATGCAAATGTCTCACGTTGCTTCACTTAAACTTGAATTCTAAAGACTTGTTTGTATATTTGTGTTGCACATTTGGTCATTATCTCAAGATATAATCTAAAAGGCATTAAGAAAAAGTTTATTGAGAATGCTACTATGGATAAGGGTTCATCACAAAGGTAACAACATAAGGATAATGATAGTTGTTTCTTTTGTGGTAAAAATGGATACAGAAATGAGAATTGTAAATATCTCGCATGGCGTGCAAATGAAGTTACAATTCTTGTTTTGGTCTGTTCTGAAGTTAATTTGGCTTTAGTCCCTAATGATATTTAGTGGGTAGATTCTGGTGCTACTACTCACATAAGTATCAATGCAAGGTTGTCTGAGCTGTCGAAAGTCAACTGATGGTGAAAGATACATCTAAGTGTGATATGACAAATCGGTGAAGTATAGGCTGTTGGGCATTGTAGATTGTTATTGAAGACTGGAATTATTCTGGTTTTGAAGGATACTTTATTGTACTGTCTTTAGACAGAATTTGGTTTCTATTTCTGCTTAGAACAAATTTGgtttctcttgttcattcagaAATAGTAAGTTTCTTCCTTCAAATAATTCCAATATTGTGGGCACTGTTTCCTTAAGTGCATATGACAATCTTTACATGTCTAATTACGTTACTCCATATTCAAAAGCTCTACATGTTGAATTAAAGGGATTaagcaaaaattaaataatgaaaattcaGTAATTTATGGCACAAGTATCCAGGTCATATTTCGAAATAAAGGATTGTGAGACTTGTGTCAAATGGTATATATTGAATACACTTATCTTTTCAGATGGTGATTTGTGGGTTCAATGTATTGAAGGAAAACAGATCAAATATTGGAATTAAGTGCCGGTAGAGGTATAGACGTCTTAGAATTGATATATACAGACATTTGTGGTTCATTCTCTTTGGTTTCATGGAATGGTCAACAATATTTTATATCAAGTATAGACGACTGTTCTCATTATGGGTACCTATATTTAACCAATGCAAAGTCTGAGGTTCTAGACAAGTTCAAAATATTCAGAGCTGATGTTGAGCTCCAACTCGACAAAGGCATTAAGAAAGTCAAATCTGGTTCGTGATGGCGAATTCTACTACAGAAATGACTGCTCAGGTGAACAATGTCAAAGACCTTTTGCCCTCTATTCGGAAGAGTGATTGTCCCTTAGTACACCATGTCGGGATCGTCTAGCATGAACGGTGTTGCTGAAAGACGAAATAGAACTCTTAAAGATATGTGAAGGAGTATGATTTATCACTCTTCTTTGTCACATTCGCTTTGGGAAGAGGCATTAAAGACTATAGCATATATTCTCATTTGGTCATCCAGAAAAATTTAgggatttttaaattttatgatccCACTAAAGGAACTAATTTGGGACGAGATATATAGTATTCTTTGAGGATGTTGAGTTTGGGGGGAAGAGTGTATTAAGGAACATTACTTTTGAGGAGGAGTCTGTATAGACACCTACTACTGCTTCTGACAATGTTCAAGTATAAATTACTAtcattgaagaagaagcagattaaGAACCTCAAGATGATAATGTTATAAACATTCAATCCCATGTGGATAATGTTATTTAAAGTCAATCTCAACAACCTCAATTAAGACTCTCGTAAATGGTACCACAATTTTTATAAAGTAGTTCTTTCATTTGGATTCAGAAAGAATGCTATTGATGGTTGTGTGTATCACAAGTTCAGTGGGAGCATATGCATCTTCTTGGGGAATATTGCACAACACCAAGAGTCACTCTCGAAGAAATTTGAGGTGAAAGATCTTGGGAGAACCTCTTTTGTATTTGGAATCGAAATAAATTGAGATAACTCTCGAGATATTCTTCGGTTGTCACAAAAGGGATATATTGAAAAAGTGCCTAAAGTATTTGAGATGCATAATTGCAATTAAAGAAATACCCCTATGACTAAGGGAGACAAACCTAGTCTCATTCAATGCCCTAAGATAAATCTTGAGATTTAGAAAATGCAGAaggttccatatgcttcggcaatTGGGAGCCTAATGTGTGCTCAAGTGTTTATTAGACCCAATTTGgtttaattgtttatatgttgGGCAGATATCTCAATAACCCGATATGGATCATTATGAAGCAGCGAACGGGTTATGAGATATTTATAGAGAACTAAGCATTACATGCTCGCATACAGAAAATCAGATCATTTGGAGAGATCTTTAGGCATTTTGATTCTGATTTAGTTAGATGCCAATACAGTAAATGATCCATTTTAGGTTACGTGTGTCTGTTGGCCGTGGAGCCATTTCGTGGAGAAGTGCTGAGCAAACACTTGTAGCTACTTCTGCCATGACAACAGAATTCGTAACTTGTTTTGGGCATCTAGTTATTGAATATGACTGTGAAATTTTGTCACTAAGCTGCATATTGTTAAAGGTATTGAAAGACCACTAAAGTTATGTTGTGACAATAACCCTGCAGTATTGTATTCCAAACAACAAGAGCTCTGCTATGTCATATGTTCTTGGTTGTGAATTAAAGTTAAGAATGGACAAATACTTATAGAGCATAAGGGAACGCATTTGATAGCAAATTCGTTCACTAAAGGACTAACAGTTAAGGTTTTTCATGGGCATGTAGCCCAAACAAGTGTTATGTTGTTTAAGGGTACTTCCGTTCAGTGGGAGTAATTTTGGTTATTGCTCTATATTGTGTTTTGAACATGCAGTTATAAAACTCATGTTATTCTCTGCAGAAATAAAGTATTATGTTTTGTCCATTATTTGTGTTATTTGGTTTGAGTTTGATCTCACTAAGGATTTGGGAGGACCAGTTGGAAATAGGCATGTATGATCACCTTGCATGAAGTTTCCATGCTACACTCCATAATTGATCTGTTGTTGATTATGTTTGCATATGTGATTACTGATGGgtttaatcatgaaaaaatatGGTGACTGCCTCTTTAGTCCTATGCCGATATGGTTGATAATAAGATTGTTCGGGAATACACTATGTGATAGCATATTTGAGCGCTCATTCGGTTTTTTTTTACACATTTATTTGGTGTCATGTGTTGCCCATGTGGGAGATTGTTGGAATTTTTGGGCTtccacatgactaatttaatgtgtatggcTATCTTTTAGTTGCCCAATTAAAGTGATCTATTAaggattaaagtttgggctaaagtgtatttatttgttatggaaataagtgtagataccattttgtgattttctatttgatgagggaccgaatagaaaataaaggttcttatatttatataaatataagattaggttatggtccccagacgtcagaagaacgttcaatatctctgtattctctcggcagactattgtgaaggacgtctctgatcgtttggaagatccatagccGCTGCAAAGCAATTCCACCGTTTAATTCGTTATGGATCAAGGTACGCTTCCGCTCTACAGTTTATGCTCCTTCTCcgtcgttcttggttaatcatcatagagagctttatgtaattgttcatTCAATTATTCCAACAACTCCTCCTAGTCCCTGTATAGAAATGCAACCAAAGCAACAACCGCTTGCTTTGCTTTCTCAATTTCTCATCGGGTCAACACCTACTTATTTCAATGCATCGACAACCTTATCATCTAAAAAAACTAATGGATTGAGTAAAGAACACAATAGACATGATAAAATCAATCACTGTATCAACAAACATCATCAAAAGCTATAGATCACACTGATTTGAGCATTCTTCTTAAAAAAAACTTGGAACTTATACAAAAGACTAGGGAGGAGGAGATACTCGATCGAGAGCGGCAAAGATGCCGAGGCCGGTTGATCTCTTGGTCTTGATAGGGAGCTGATACATCATCTCCAGATATAGTATACGCCGATCCTTCTAGAAGCTCAGCGATTCTGAATCGGAATCCCAGAATTCCTCCCTCATCTTCCCTAGATGAATCGCTAGTATGAAATGTTGACTTTTGTAAGATATGATAACTTAGTTTCAGATAATTTATCTCAAATCTGTATGATTTTCTATACGGTAGTACTAGATTTTATGTACAAAGACATATATGCCcttcttatatttatttatggCTAATTGTGCTTTTTAATGATTGATAATTTTAGCATAATTAAACATAAATTATGTACAATATCAAACTTCGATGCTtcgtgaaaaaaaaatttaattgctCATAAATTATGCCGTTCCACCAGTCCTTGTCTTGTGGGTCCAATAGCTTCATGCTTTGCTGCCTTTTGTGACGACTAGTGgatttttatttcatcaactccTAATAAAGTCACCTCCTGAGTTTTATTTCAACAACTCCGGGGTTAACATAATTACTCCTGGGTCCCTTCCTCTCCCACTATTCCAAGGGTGTATCTATGTGGGAAagatacttttttttctttttatatgtaTAATATATTAGCTTCAATAAGATTCTTTTCAATATGTGGTACTCAATTAATTAAACACTTggcaaccctactcgggttgcgggttaatcgggtgcgggctaatcgggttgtgatttctttcgggttataaaagctcagccctaaccctaaaagctcgggtttcgggctaacccagcGAGTTACTCgagttgctaccgataatattaatatgcgatcaatccaataaataattattaaaattactaatattcatacaatgtaaaacatttaattatgatatatttgagatatatgcttaaactcaataaTAAACATGATCagatactaatatttgagatatttcgtagaattttaatgcatgttttagaaatttaaatatttttttgtgaatttaaagtttttaatttatttatcaattattatattaataaaaattcaatatataatttgtatttttaatataaaattgaaaattatttttttagttaaaattaatcaatgaaatatcgaattaggagtaaaaaaatagaataatagaaattttgtcaggttttcgggccagcccatctgattttcgggtctggccctaatgggttgcgggttaatcgggtgcgggctaatcgggttttgattttatcgggctataaATTTCCAACCccaaccctataaatttggcgggctattcgggccagcccacgggttacgggctacattgacatcccgaACACTAGTATTAGATTTTATGTACAAAGACATGTATGCCCTTCTTATATTTATTTGTGGCTAATTGTGCTTTTTAATGATTGATAATTTTAGCATAATTAAACATAAATTATgtacaatatcaaactaatttGATGCTTcgtgaaaataaaaatttaattgcccataaattatttttattgaaggAGATAATTAAATAGAGACTATAAAATTGAGTTTGTTCCTAATCGTAGTGTATATATAGTTTCTTaaatcttttgaaaaattcatatTACCTCCGTTCTttaaatatgaactatttccattttagtatATTCTTAAAGTTATAAATTTTCTATTCTAGGAAAATAATTTTCTATAACAAAGCGATACTCATAAATCACTTTTTCTTCTATCTCTCTGACATTATCAATACttctatctcttttactttttcggAATTTCTCATGAACTTCAAACTTAGCACCAAATATCATAAACTTTCTCAATCTTTATCATTTTTCCCATGTTTGGTGCTACGTTTGAGAAAGTTCATGACATTTTGTGTTACATTTGAACTTTATGGAATATCTAAATAAAAGTGTAAAAAATCATGACTTTTGAAGCAATTTTTCCTTCTCA
This genomic interval from Salvia splendens isolate huo1 chromosome 13, SspV2, whole genome shotgun sequence contains the following:
- the LOC121760916 gene encoding putative UPF0496 protein 5, whose product is MKPSIPPQTMIKYLRRYQSAQPIPVMAEEIVSAFDDLQKDDSNNEKLVDIVRSHYENSLISLAFCSTLQRRLNTIPPPLFHKSFRDNLSRIVTDHSTIETTLKPMHDGFVKDLDSIDFSQKVSAFFFVAAVIICTVASAIATANANPRWAWAAVAGVATAAPTASIVFGALGKWRHSVLNKSETAVKKQREITRRMIEAADCGIKDLKSIEMVAKRLESETKSLSRKKVAAVKRRSDELLQKVQIYNDEIKWVKQTVHGIIIKP